The following DNA comes from Arthrobacter sp. SLBN-83.
CGTGAGCCCGGCCCCAGCACGGTCCCGTCAGCCGTGACCGGCAGGATTTCCGGATGCTTGCGGACCAGCCAGGCCGGGGGAGCGGCGGTGGCGGTGGCCAGGGCCACCTTCACCCCGATTCCAGCAAGGTTGTCCATGACCTCGTCCAGCCACCCGAAGTCATACTGGCCCTCTGCCCGTTCGAGCAGTGCCCAGGAGAAAATCCCCACGCTGAGGAAATTTACTCCGGCTTCCTGCATGAGTTCGAGGTCCTCCAGCCGGACACTGGCAGGCCACTGCTCGGGGTTGTAGTCACCGCCGAAGGCGATGCCCTGGACGTTGTTCCAAATGCTCGGCTCTCCGGGGGTTGCCTGCCGTGTCATAGGACTCCTTTGTCTGCTGGGAAGATGGAACAGGGCTGATGTCAGACGTTTGGAAAACGCTTGCCCAATCCTGGGAATGTCGCTATTGTATCGTTTCAGAAGCAGTGTAAGCCAGCTCACTACCCGTGTTGTAGACCGAGAAATGGCAAACACCCATTGAGCAAGGAGGCTCCCATGATCAACAGAAGGCATTTCCTTACAACCGTCGCCATTGGCACCGCATCGGCAGCAGCACTGTCGGCCTGTGGGAACGGATCCGGCTCGTCCGGCCAGACCGGCTCGGCGGACAAGCCCGTCACCATCAACTACACCTGGTGGGGTAACGACGACCGCGCCGAGCGTACCCGCAAGGCCATCGCCCTGTTCGAGTCGAAGAACCCGGACATCAAGGTCAACGGCAACTTCACCGACTTCGCCGGCTACTGGCAGAAGCGCGCCACCGAGGCCGCCGGCGGCGGCCTGCCGGACGTCATGCAGTGGGACCTGTCCTACCTGCGCGACTACGGCCAGCGCAACCAGCTCCTGGACCTCGGCACGGTCAAGATCAACACTGACGCCTTCGAGAAGTCCCTCCTGCCCTCCGGACAGATCAAGGGCAAAACCTACGGCATCCCCACCAGCACCAACGCCTTCGCCGTCTACTACGACCCCGCCAAGCTGGCCTCCCTGGGCATCGCCGAACCGGACGGCTCCTGGACCTACAAGGAATTCAACGACTTCCTGACCCAGGTGGGCACCAAGAGCAACGGCGCCCTCTACGGCGGCACCGACTACACCGGCGTTTGGTGGATGTTCAACATCTGGCTGCGCCAGAACAAGATCGAGGCCTTCACCTCCGAGGGCAAGCTCGGCTTCAGCGAGGACGACCTGAAGAAGTGGTGGAACCTCACCGCAAACCTGCGCGGTACGGGTGCCATCATCCCCGAGGACCGGGTGACGCAGCTGGCGCCGAAGTCGCCGTTCGGCTCCAACGCCACGGCCACCGAGGTGACCTGGGACAACTTCATGGCCGGGTACCTGGGTGACAGCGGAGCCAAGGAACTCAAGCTGGTCCCCGTTCCGTCCGATGACCCTGACAACCTGGGCCTGTTCCTCAAGCCCTCCATGCTGATGGTGGCCAGCGCCAAGACCAAGTTTAAGGACGCAGCCGCCCGCTTCATCGACTTCATGGTCAATGACCCCGAGGTGGGCCAGATCTTCAAGACCTCCCGCGGCGTTCCCGCCTCCAAGACCCAGCGTGACGGCACCACCTTCGAGGGGACCGACAAGCTGGTGGTCGATTACGAAAAGTCCATCGAGAAGTACCTCAAGGACGCCCCGGAGCCGCCCATCGTCGGCTTCGGCACGCTTGAATCCTCCTTCAAGCGCATTGCCTCGGACCTGAACTACGGCAAGCTCACCGTCGACGGTGCAACCGATGCCTGGTTCAAGGAAGCCGAAGACCTCATCAAGCAAAACGGCTGATCCGGCCGCCATGCCCACCCTGGTCCCCACGACTGACGGAATGAACTCGTGACTTCAAGCCCAACACTGAGCAGGCGTTCGGCGTCGTCCGCCCCCGCGCAGCTTCGCACATCGAAGCGCAACGGGGCGGACGCCCGTGCCGGCTACACCTTCCTGCTGCCCTGGCTGCTGGGATTCATTGCCCTGACGGTAGGGCCAATGATTTCCTCGCTGTACCTGTCGTTCACCAACTACAACCTGTTCGAGCCGCCCAAGTGGATTGGCCTGGACAACTACACCACCCTGTTCCAGGACGAACGGTTCCTCCAGTCCGTGGGCGTGACCGTGGGCTATGTGGTGTTCGGTACGCCCCTGAAGCTCGCGGCGGCGCTGGCGGTGGCCATGCTGCTGAACAGCAAGCGCCGCGGCCAGGGCTTCTACCGGTCGGCGTTTTATGCTCCGTCGCTGATCGGTGCGTCCGTGTCCATCGCGATCGTTTGGAAGGCGATGTTCGGCGATTCCGGTCCCGTGGACCAGGGCCTGTCCTTCTTCGGGATCAACCTGGGCGGTTGGGTGGGCAACCCCGCCATGACCATGCCTATGTTCATCCTGCTGACGGTGTGGCAGTTCGGCGCGCCGATGGTGATCTTCCTGGCCGGGCTCAAGCAGATTCCCGGCGAGCTCTATGAAGCAGCGTCGATGGACGGCGCCGGCCCGGTGCGGAAGTTCTTCAATATCACCTGGCCCATGCTGTCTCCGGTGATCTTCTTCAACCTGTTGATGGAAACCATCCATGCGTTCCAGATCTTCGCGTCGGCGTACATCATTTCCAACGGTGAAGGCGGCCCCGCCGGATCCACCCTCTTCTACACCCTCTACCTGTACCTGCGCGGTTTCAGCGATTTCCGGATGGGCTACGCCTCGGCCATGGCATGGCTGCTGGTGGTCGTGGTGGGCATCATCACGCTGATCTTCTTCCGCACGTCCAAGTCCTGGGTCCACTACAGCGGTGATTCACGATGACAACCATGGCAACCCCCACCCAGTCCACCCCGGACACCGCCCCCGCCTACAACCCGAAATCAGAGTCGGTTGGCGCCAAGCGGGCCAAGAGCGTCATTTTCCACGCCGTGGCCCTGATCCTCACCGCCATCGTGCTCTACCCGGGCCTGTGGATGATCGCCTCGTCGTTCAAGCCCAACTCGGAAATCGGCGGGCAAAACACGTCGCTGTGGTCGAACAACTTCAGCTTCGACAACTTCGTCACGGCCATGGACGGCATCGGCGGCGTGTCCACCCTGCAGTTCTTCACCAACTCCCTGATCCTGGCCCTGGGCGCGGTGGTGGGAACCATCCTGTCCGCGTCCGTATCGGCGTACGCGTTCGCCAGGATAAACTTCCCCGGCCGCAGCATCTTCTTCGGCATGATGATCGCCACGCTGCTGCTGCCCTTCCACGTGGTGATCATTCCGCAGTACATCGTGTTCCAGCAGCTGGGCCTGGTGGATACGTATGTGCCGCTGCTGATCGGCAAGTTCCTGGCCGCGGACGCGTTCTTCGTCTTCCTCATGGTCCAGTTCATGCGCGGCCTGCCCACGGAGCTGGATGAGGCGGCCCGGATCGACGGTGCCGGCCACGCCCGGATCTTCTTCTCCATCATGCTGCCGCTGATGAAACCGGCCCTGATCTCCACCTCGATCTTCTCCTTCATCTGGAGCTGGAACGATTTCCTGGGCCCGCTGCTGTACCTGAACACCCCCGACAAGTACCCGCTGCCGCTGGCCCTGCGGCTCTTCGTGGACCAAACCCAGTCCTCGGACTATGGCGCCATGATCGCCATGTCCGTCCTGGCCCTGCTCCCCGTGCTGATCTTCTTCCTGATCTTCCAGCGGTACATCGTCGAAGGCGTCTCCACCCAAGGCCTCAAAGGCTAAAAGCAACAAAGGACGAAAATGAGCGTCATGGACAGCACCACACCCGCATCCGGCCACGAACCCATCCCGGTGAACCGGTTCGCCCTGTTCTCCGAAACCCTCCTGGCAGGGGTGCTGGTGCTGGTGCTGTCCCTCCCGCTCGTCACCATCCCGGCCGCCTACGCCGCCGGGACCGCCCACCTGGAGCGGCACCTGAACGGCCGGGACGATTCCATCCGCGGCTTGTGGGGGCTGTTCAAGGCCGCCCTGCCCGGCAGCTGGAAACTTGGCATCACGACGGCGGCAGCCGCCGTCGTGATTGTCCTCAACCTTTTGCTCGCATGGGTGGGGCAGCTCCCGGGCCGCGGCCTGGTCCTTCCCGCCACGCTCATCCTTGCCGCCGGTGCCGCCATCGTGCTGCTGCGCACCGCCTCCGCCTGGTCCGACTACACAGGATCCGACAGTGCAGCCCACGTAGCCGGCGGCAAAGACACCTGGCGCCAGGCCCTCAACGCCGGGCAGGCGATCTCCCTCCGCGACTGGACCGGCTCGCTGCTGCTCGCCGCCGCCCTGTTCTGCGCCGTCGTCTTCGTCTGGATGCTCGCCGCACTGTTCGTCGTGGTCCCCGGAACCCTCATCCTGGCCGCCGCCGCAGTAAAATTGCGCTCCGGCCGCATTAAACGCTGACCGTGCCGTCCCGACGCACCCGTCCAGCACAGGCAGCACCCGAACGAATCGACCAGCCCCGCTGGTACCACCCCCTAAAACAGCACAACTACCGCCTCTTCCTTGCCATGCAATTGGCCGGCAGCCTCGGCGTGTGGATGCAGCGCCTGGCCCAGGACTGGCTGGTGCTGCAGCTGACCGGAAGCCCCGGTGCGGTGGGAGCCGCCGTCGCCCTCCAATTCCTGCCCATGCTGGTGTTGGGTCCGCTCGCCGGACTGGTGGTGGACCTCTTTCCCAAACGCCGGATCATGATGGCGTGCCAGTCCATCATCGTGCTGCTGGGCCTGGGGCTCGCGGCCTGGGCTGCCAGCGGCACCATCACCGTGTGGGTGGTCTACGCCAGCTGCGTTGCCCTGGGCGTCACCGCCGCGGTGGACCAGCCCACCCGGCAGGTCTTCGTCAACGAGGTGGTGGGCGACGCCGCGCTGCGCCCCGCCATCGGACTCAACAACGCGCTGTCGCAGCTGGGCGCCATGGCCGGGCCTGCGCTCAGCGGTGTGCTGATTGCCCAGGCCGGACCGGCCGCCGCCTTCGCCTCGAACGCGGTGATTGGCCTGGTGGTGCTGGGCCTGATCTCCGCCGTCCGCCTCCACGAACTGCACCCCGGTACGCCCGCCGAACGGGGCCGCGGGCAGGTGCTCGCCGGGTTCCGGTACGTCCGCGAACGGCCACGCCTGCTGCTCCTCATCCTGCTGGCGGGGCTGCTGGGCGCCTTCGGGATGAACGGGCCGGTGGTCCTTGCCGCGTTCGCCCAGCAGGTGTGGCACAACGGGGTGGAGGGCTTCGGCCTGTTCAACACCGTCAGCGCCGTTGGAGCCCTGGCCGGCGCGCTCCTGGCGGCCCGGCTGGGAAACATGGGCCGCAGGGGCATCGTCGCCGCGGCCGGCCTCTTCGGGCTGTCCCAGCTGGTGGCCGCGCTGATGCCCACCCTGGTGCTGTTCGTGGCCATGCTGGTGGTGGTGGGCATGATGACGTTGCTGTTCCTGACCAGCGCGGCCACTGCCGTCCAGCTCGAAGCCGGCCCCGCCATCCGTGGCCGGGTCATGGCGCTGTACCTGCCGCTCCTGCTGGGCGGCCACGCGTGCGGCGGCCTCCTGGCAGGCTGGCTGACTGAACAGTTCGGCGTCCGGACCGGCCTGGTGGCCACCGGCGCCCTGGGCATGCTTTCCGCCGCCGTGGTGGGACTACTTCTGTGGCGGCACGGCCGGCGGCAGGCCAGGGTTTAAGCCGGGGTGAAGGTCCAGGTTCCGGTGTGCACGCGGAAGTCCCCGGTGCCGCCCGCTTGATGGCCGTCCTCCCCAGCGGAAACTACGACGGCTGCATCCGCACCCTGGTCGCTAAAGGTCCCGGGCCCCTTCAACCCGTAGGTGCCGGCAGGCAGCCGGACCGTGGCAGTGGTTCCGGGCGGGACTGTGCACTCCAGCTCCACCAGGCCGCCGCGGCGCCGCCAGTTCGCATGCACGTAACCGTTGCCCACAGGGACGCTTCCGCGGGCATGCTCCAGCCGGCACAGGGGTGGTTCGATCAGCACGTCGTTGCCACCCGGCGCGGTGTAGCGGATGCCCAGCAGGTGTTCGAGGATTTCCTTGATGACGGACGCGGACCAGGCATGCGACTGGCTGTAGTCGGTGCCGTCCTCGAGGTCCCATGCTTCCCAGGTGAAGGTGGCGCCCCGGTCCAGGAGCCGCGCCCAGCCGGGCTGGTCCTTGCTGGTGATGAGGTCCAGCACCGCGTCCGTCCTGCCCTGGCCCAGCAGGGCCCGGACCAGCCGGTGCACCGTCATGGGTCCCTGCCGCATGCCCATACCGGCGATCCGGGCGGCATCGGCTGCCGCGTACGCAGCCCCGGTGATTTCCAGGGACAGCGGGAAGGAGGTTGCATGCTGGGAGGCGTGGGAGCTGGGCGTGCCATCGGGATGGAGCCCGTCCACCATGACCCCGTCCACCCGCAAGCGGGTCCGGATGGCGTTGGCGAGGGTGCGCGCAGCCGCGGCATAGCGGACTGCAGCGGACTCGTCCCCGGCCACACTGCAGAGCCGTGCCGTGGACACCAACGCGGAGTAGGCCTGGGCGTTGACCGTTGTCTTGGCCACGCACTCCATGTCGTAGCCGAACCGACCCGGCGCCGGCCAATCCACGATGCCGTGCAGGTAGGGCCCGGAGCCGCCGCCCAGCCTGGTGACCAGCCCCGCCGTCGGACCTTCTGTGGGAATGTGGCGCAGCGCGTAGTCAGCCGTGTCGCGCAGGTGGGGGAGCAGTTCCCTGATCAGGTCCAGGTCCCCGGTGCGCAGGTGGTACTCCCCGGCCCATTCCGGCAGCATCAGGGAGAAATCGGGGATGTCGCGCTTGCCGTCGCCGTTGGGGTAGACGGCGTTATAACGCCCCTTTTCGCTGCTGGAAGTCCAGTAGCGGCGGGCCGACCACGCGAACTCGCGCAGCGCCTGCGCCGTGTAGGCATGCTCACCGAAAAGCGCCATGGTGGCATAGGAGATGTTGGCGGCGTCGGCCAGGAACTGGCCCTTTTCCCGGGTGGGAGTGTCCACGAACTGCTCCTGCACCCCGTACAGGGAAGAGTCGTGGAGCAGCCCGAAGACGGCGTCCAGGACGGGATCAGAGCTGCTGAAGCTGCCTTCACCAGGATGGGCGCCGTGGACCGTAAGGGCACCCACGCGGGACACTTCTGCGGCTTCGATGCCAGGCAACTCCAGGTAGCGGAAACCCAGGTGCACCGAGGCGCGGAACTGCTGTGGCCCTGACGCCTGCGTATAGGGGAAGGACATGTCCGTGTTCTGGCTTGCGGTCTTTCCGGCGTCCACCCTGCCGTCCGTGCGGAGGGCGTAGCCGGCCCGGAGCATCACGGTGCGGCCGGATACGCCGTCCAGGAAATCCACCTCCGGGCGGGCGGGTAGAACCTGGCCGAAGTCCGCCACCATCGTGCCGTCATCGGCAGTCAGGAACTGCCGGGGCGCCACGAACCCGCCGGCAAGGAACGTCCGGCGGGGGTGCAGCCGGGGAAAGTCCGACGACGGGTGACGGCCGGTGACCACGGCGGCAGCCGGGTCATCGGCCACGTCGAGTGACGCTGCGGCCTGCGCGTCCAGGTGTTCGACCGGATCGCCCTCGTCGTTGCGGTAGCCGGACTGGCGGTACGGCGCCTCACCGGCGGACCAGCCTGGGCCGGAGACGAGGACATCGCGGCGGCCGTCATCGTAGTCCACGGTGAGGCGGACCAGCAGTCCCGGGACGCCTGCGGCCCGGCCCTGGCCCGGACCGTACCAGTGGAGCAGTGCCGTGACCGGAACTGTGGAGCCAGCCGGTTGTCCCGCGAGGATCTCCGTGATGTCGGCGGCGTCGTAATAGCCCTCACCGGGGTAGCCAAACGAGGTGGTGTCCAGGCACGGCGTTCCAGCCACGGAGAGCTGGGCGTGGTGGTGTGCGGCGACGTAGAGCCGCGCCCGCCGCACCGTTCCGGACAGCCGGAGCGCGGCGCGGAACAGGGTCCATTCGTCAGGCTGGCGGTGTGCCGTGGTCCGCGGCCAATCGGCCAGGCAGGAAAGGCCCTGGTCATCGTCCATGTCGAAGCGATGGTCAAACACGAGGGCTTCGGGCTGCCCGGGAGTGGTGTCGGTAAGCCGCAACTCTGCGTACTCAGCCTGGCTTCGAGGGCCCTGGTGCAAAGCAAGGACCCCCGCCTCATCCGCAGCGGCGGGCTCGTCAACCGCCAGCAGTTCCACCCCGTCCAGGGCAACCCGGATGGTCCGGCCATCGTCGCTGACGGTGAGGTTCCGCCATAATCCGGTGGCCCCCTCCCGGGCCTGGACGCGTGCCGCTGCCCTCGCCAGGATCTTGGTTTCCGGTGCAGTGGGGGAGGGGATTTCCCATCCCGGGGCGCGGCGGAGCAGCACCTGTCCGGCGGCGTCGAGTTCCACCAGCAGGCCCGTTCCGGCGCCGCTGCTGCGCAGGAGCAGCCCGGCGCGGCCCATCACGGGACGGAGCCTCGCTTCAAGCCGGAAGCTGCTCAGTACAGGGGAGGGAAGGGGCAGGAACGGCGACCCAGCCACGCGGAGCGCCCGGTTGAGGATCTCCAGCGGCGCCCGTCCACCCGGGGCGCGGCCCATCCAGCCGGCCTGCCAGGAGTTGTCAGCGAGGCCGGTACTGAACGGCTGCAGGTCTGACCAGGGCCCCGGAACACCGGCTGCGTCCATAATGCGCACCCGCCACGTGTAGTCCGTGTCGTCCTCGAGTTGGGGTCCGCCGTAGGGAATACCGCGCTGGGCGGCGGATGCCACCTGTCCGGAGCTCCACACAACGCCGCCGTGGACGTCACGGACCTCGAGCTCATGGCCCGTCTGCCGTGCAAGGGCAGGGTCGCCGTCGTCATCCTGCCGCAGCTGCCATTCGAACACAGGGGACGGGGCCGCCGTCAGGCAGTGGGCAAGACCGTCCGTCAGGAGGTTGGCGGCGTACAACTGGCCCGGGCTCCGTGGCTGGGTTGGATTCCCGGTTGCTGCCTCCTTCAGTCCCGCCTGGTCCACCATCAGCAGGCCTGCACATCAAAAGACACCGGAGCGGATGCAGCCCAGGGCAGCCCCAGTTCGCTGAAGGTGGCATGCTGCCGGACTGCTTGCTCCAGGGCTTCCTCGATGCCCTCCACGACAGCGTGCGCCGCGTCCCCCCCACCCTCCCAACGGATGTAGGCGGGATCGATGGGGGTGGGGAGCGGTGCTGTGCGGACTGCTTCCAGCACCAGCATGAAGGCGCCGCTGTCCTCCAGGCTGCTGATGAGCGGAACATCCTGGGCACGGTGGGCCAGGAGGTTCTCCGTCAGGTCGTCCCGGCCAAACGTTTCCTCCGTGCGCCCTGCCGCGCCCTCAACCATGAGCCGGTCCTCGGTGTAGTGGAAAACGGCGGTGCCGGCAGAGCCATGGAGAGTCACGTAGGGCTCAACGGACTCCGAGGCGCAAATGGTCAGGGCACAGGTAATGGGCAGGCCGGCCGCCGTGCGGATCCGAATCACGGAGGTGTCGTCAGATTCGATGTCGTTGGCGCGGTACAGTTCCGTTTCCACAGACGCCACGTCGGCCGTGGTGCGCGCCCCGGCAATCCGGAGGGCGGTTGCCACGGCGTGCGCCAGCGGGTTGGTGGCCACGCCGTCCACCACGTCCACGCCGTTGATCCTGCGTTTCCCGGCCCAGCGGGAGCGCTTGTAGTAGGCCCGGTCCCGGACCCAGCGGCCTGTGGCGGAGATGCCTTCCAAGGTTCCAATGGTTCCGGCGGCCAGCAGCTCCTCGATGGCCTTCAGGGCGTGCGAGCCGAGGCTTTGGAAGCCGATCTGGACTCCGTGGCCCGACACTGCGGCGGCTTCGCGCAGCCTGTTGAAGTCCGCAAGGGAGGCGACGGGCGGCTTCTCCAGATACAGTTCCGCGTCCGTGGCCAGGGCGGCCAGGGCCAGCGGGGCATGGGTCTGGATGGGCGTGGCAACGATGACCAGGTCCAGGTCCCGGGTTGCCCTGAGGAGGTCATCAAGGCCCGGGTAAACAGCGGTCGACGGCGGCAGGGCACCGGGTGCTGGTGGCTGCGGGTCCGCCACGGCAACAAGGTCAATGCGGCCGCCAGCCTGGAGCCGTTCGAGGTTCCGGAGGTGGTGGATGCCAAAGCCGTGTACCCCCACCAGCGCAACCCTTGCCGCCGGCGTAATGGTTGTTCCGGCCTCGCTGCCGGCGGCTTTCATTGCCGTTTCCATGGTTCTCCGTTCTGGCCTGCAGCACCATCAACGGGTGCCAGCGTCTGAGGCGCCAGCATTAAGGCAGCAAGCGCTTTCCGCCTTTCAGTGTGCGGCATGCCGCCTCCAAGAGTCCAGCTATGTAACGATTCAATTTATCGCTTGACCATGGAGTGGCGGCGGGTTTACATTTTCGAGAAACCGATTAACAGCGTGATGCGGGACACGTTCCGCTTTCGCCTCTGCAACGATGGAGAAACAGAAGGGAGCCGTGCCATGCTGTCCGGAACCTTCAGCGCGCGTGCCTACTCGTTTTTTGACACGCTCGTATGGATTGCCTGCCTGAACCTGCTTTGGATCGCGTTCACCCTGCTGGGCCTCGGCGTCCTCGGCGCCGGCCCCGCCACGGCGGCGGCCCAGATCGTGGTGCGCAAGCGGGCCGGGGGCGACGGTGGACCGCTGCTGCGGAGCTTCGCTGCTGGATACTTCCGGAACTTTGGCCAGGCGAATGCACTCTCGCTTCCGGTCATGGCCGTGGTGGCCGCGCTTGTCCTGAACTGGAACTACTTTTCGGGCGGCCGCGGGATCTTCGCGCAGTTCATGGCGGTGGGGCTGGTTGTCGCAGCCATCTTCCTGGCCGGGGCCATCTGCTACGTGTTCCCCATGTATGCCAGGTACCAACTGCCGTTGCCGCAATACCTGCTGGTGTCGTCCCGGTTCGCCGTGCGGCATCTTGCGGGGACCGTCATCCTGCTGTTCGTTTCCGCGGCCGTCGTGTACGCCAGCAGCGTGCTTCCGGGGCTGATCCCGTTTTTCAGCATCGGAGCCTGGCTGTACCTGACCGGCTGGCTGTGCGACCGCTTCTTCACCGCAAATGACCAGGCCGTTGCTGCGGTGGAACCTGCCGGGCATGACGTCCTGCAGGGCGCCTCCACCGCCTGACGGTGGTCTTTCCCTAATAGCCCAATCATCGCCCCCCGACCCGTCGGGCATTCAAATGAAACGTATCAAAGCTGGGCCCAACCGCCCGGCTCAACCCCAACGAAGTGGAAAAGGAAAATAATGATCCGTAGGAAACTTTCCCTCGCCGCCGCCGTCGTTACTGCGACGGCCCTGAGCCTGACAGCGTGCAGCGGCGGCGGTGACGCCCCGGCCGCCGACCTCACCTCCGTCTCCATCATGGCCCCGTTCCTTGAAGCACAGCCGCCTGCCGCGGACGGCGCAGTCCAGAAGAAGCTTGAGGAGCTCACCGGCAAGCAGGTCAAGATCAACTGGGCCCCCAACGCCTCCTACGAAGACAAGACCAACATCACGCTGGCGGGATCGGACATCCCGCAGGTCATGGTGATCCAGGGGAAGACTCCAGGCTTCGTCAAGAACGCCCAGGCCGGTGCGTTCTGGGACCTCACGGACAAGCTGGACAAGTATCCGAACCTCAAGACCACGTTCCCGGACATCCAGAAGAACGCCAGCGTCAACGGCAAGGTCTACGGCGTGTTCCGGGGCCGGGCTCCCATGCGGACAGCGGTCATGTTCCGCCAGGACTGGCTGGACAAGCTGGGCCTGCAGCCGCCCAAGACCGTCGAGGACCTGTACAAAGTGGCCAAGGCCTTCACTGAGCAGGATCCGGACGGCAACGGCCAGAATGACACCTACGGCATCACCATCCCCAAGTGGGGTGCGCTGGGTACCAACAGCCCGTACGACGTGATCGAGGAGTGGTACGGAGCCGGGAACCGCTGGACGGAGCGGGACGGGAAACTCGTGCCCAGCTTCGAGACCGACGAATTCCTCGAAGCCGACCGGTTCATCAAGAAAATGGTGGACGAGAAGCTCATCAACCCCGACTTTGCCACCTTTGACAGCACCAAATGGAACGAGCCGTTCTTCAATGGCAAGGGCGGCATCATCGTTGACGTCGATTCCCGGGTGAGCGTCCTGATCAATCTCTTCAAGCAGGCAGACCCCAACAACTTCCAGAACAAGGTGGGCTTCGTCGGAAACCTCGAAGGGCCCGACGGCAAGCTGCACGCCCACCCCACCGACGGTTACTCGGGCTTCCTGGCTGTGCCCAAGGCCAGCGTCAAGACCGAGGCTGAGCTGGACAAGGTCCTGCAGTTCCTCAACACCATGAACGGCAAGGACGTGGCCATCCTGCTGAATAACGGCATTGAGGGCGTGAACTTCAAGGTGGAGGACGGCAAGGCGGCCACGATCAAGCCGGAAACCCCGGAGGGCAAGGCTGTCACCACTGACATCAAGAGCTATGCCCAGCTGGGCATGAACGTTGCGGGAAACACCTTCTACCCGGTCAAGCAGCCCACGGACTACGAACAGCAGGTCTTCGACAAGCGCACCGACGTCATGGCTGAGGACCTCAAGAGCGCCGTCTACAACCCGGCCGCGCCTTACGTTTCCGCAACCTACGTGGCCAAGGGTGCCCAGTTGGACAACATCGTGGCCGATGCGCGCATCAAGTACCTGGCCGGCCAGATCGATGAGCAGGGCCTCAAGGACGCCATCAAGCTGTGGGACACCAGCGGCGGCGACAAGGTCAAGGAAGAGATCAACAAGCTCTGGCAGGAAAACAAGTAAATGGCAACCCCTGTCATTGACACCCTCGCCGGAGAGCGGGCGGGCAAGACCACGCCCGCTCCCCGGAAAGGGGGCAGGTTCTCGGTCCATTTTGCGCACTACAAGTGGCTGTACCTGCTGCTGCTGCCCGGCGTGGTGTACTTCGCGGTGTTCCGCTACGCCCCCATGTATGGGGTATCCATCGCCTTCAAGGACTATGTCCCCTTCCTGGGCGTTAACGGCAGCCCCTGGGTGGGGTTTCGGAACTTTGAGGACTTCTTCGCCAACCCGGACTTTCCCCGGCTGCTGGGCAACACCCTGATCCTGGCATTCCTGAACCTTGGGGTAGCCTTCCCGCTGACCATCATCCTGGCTCTGCTTTTGAATGAGGTCCGGCTGTCCATCCTCAAGCGCACCGTCCAGACCCTGGTGTACATCCCGCACTTCCTGTCGTGGACCATCGTGGCCTCGCTGAGCTTCCTGCTGTTCGCCCTGGACATCGGACCGCTGTTCAAGACGCTCAACGGGATCATGGGCACCAACATCGACTTCCTAAGCGACCCGGCCTGGTTCCGGCCCCTGATCGTGCTCCAGGAAATCTGGAAGAACACCGGCTGGGGCACCATTATCTTCCTGGCCGCCCTCGCCACCGTGGACCAGGACCAGTACGAGGCCGCCATCATCGACGGCGCCGGCCGCTTCCGCCGGGTCTGGCACATCACCCTGCCCGCGATCCGCTCCACCATCATCGTGATGCTGATCCTGGCCAT
Coding sequences within:
- a CDS encoding ABC transporter substrate-binding protein — protein: MINRRHFLTTVAIGTASAAALSACGNGSGSSGQTGSADKPVTINYTWWGNDDRAERTRKAIALFESKNPDIKVNGNFTDFAGYWQKRATEAAGGGLPDVMQWDLSYLRDYGQRNQLLDLGTVKINTDAFEKSLLPSGQIKGKTYGIPTSTNAFAVYYDPAKLASLGIAEPDGSWTYKEFNDFLTQVGTKSNGALYGGTDYTGVWWMFNIWLRQNKIEAFTSEGKLGFSEDDLKKWWNLTANLRGTGAIIPEDRVTQLAPKSPFGSNATATEVTWDNFMAGYLGDSGAKELKLVPVPSDDPDNLGLFLKPSMLMVASAKTKFKDAAARFIDFMVNDPEVGQIFKTSRGVPASKTQRDGTTFEGTDKLVVDYEKSIEKYLKDAPEPPIVGFGTLESSFKRIASDLNYGKLTVDGATDAWFKEAEDLIKQNG
- a CDS encoding carbohydrate ABC transporter permease, with the protein product MTSSPTLSRRSASSAPAQLRTSKRNGADARAGYTFLLPWLLGFIALTVGPMISSLYLSFTNYNLFEPPKWIGLDNYTTLFQDERFLQSVGVTVGYVVFGTPLKLAAALAVAMLLNSKRRGQGFYRSAFYAPSLIGASVSIAIVWKAMFGDSGPVDQGLSFFGINLGGWVGNPAMTMPMFILLTVWQFGAPMVIFLAGLKQIPGELYEAASMDGAGPVRKFFNITWPMLSPVIFFNLLMETIHAFQIFASAYIISNGEGGPAGSTLFYTLYLYLRGFSDFRMGYASAMAWLLVVVVGIITLIFFRTSKSWVHYSGDSR
- a CDS encoding carbohydrate ABC transporter permease, with the translated sequence MTTMATPTQSTPDTAPAYNPKSESVGAKRAKSVIFHAVALILTAIVLYPGLWMIASSFKPNSEIGGQNTSLWSNNFSFDNFVTAMDGIGGVSTLQFFTNSLILALGAVVGTILSASVSAYAFARINFPGRSIFFGMMIATLLLPFHVVIIPQYIVFQQLGLVDTYVPLLIGKFLAADAFFVFLMVQFMRGLPTELDEAARIDGAGHARIFFSIMLPLMKPALISTSIFSFIWSWNDFLGPLLYLNTPDKYPLPLALRLFVDQTQSSDYGAMIAMSVLALLPVLIFFLIFQRYIVEGVSTQGLKG
- a CDS encoding Poxvirus protein I5 produces the protein MSVMDSTTPASGHEPIPVNRFALFSETLLAGVLVLVLSLPLVTIPAAYAAGTAHLERHLNGRDDSIRGLWGLFKAALPGSWKLGITTAAAAVVIVLNLLLAWVGQLPGRGLVLPATLILAAGAAIVLLRTASAWSDYTGSDSAAHVAGGKDTWRQALNAGQAISLRDWTGSLLLAAALFCAVVFVWMLAALFVVVPGTLILAAAAVKLRSGRIKR
- a CDS encoding MFS transporter; translation: MPSRRTRPAQAAPERIDQPRWYHPLKQHNYRLFLAMQLAGSLGVWMQRLAQDWLVLQLTGSPGAVGAAVALQFLPMLVLGPLAGLVVDLFPKRRIMMACQSIIVLLGLGLAAWAASGTITVWVVYASCVALGVTAAVDQPTRQVFVNEVVGDAALRPAIGLNNALSQLGAMAGPALSGVLIAQAGPAAAFASNAVIGLVVLGLISAVRLHELHPGTPAERGRGQVLAGFRYVRERPRLLLLILLAGLLGAFGMNGPVVLAAFAQQVWHNGVEGFGLFNTVSAVGALAGALLAARLGNMGRRGIVAAAGLFGLSQLVAALMPTLVLFVAMLVVVGMMTLLFLTSAATAVQLEAGPAIRGRVMALYLPLLLGGHACGGLLAGWLTEQFGVRTGLVATGALGMLSAAVVGLLLWRHGRRQARV